One Pseudomonas sp. MH9.2 DNA segment encodes these proteins:
- the hutU gene encoding urocanate hydratase — translation MTENTQHWTPETWTKHRDVEVRAARGTKLTAKSWMTEAPLRMLMNNLDPEVAENPKELVVYGGIGRAARNWECYDKIVESLTNLNDDETLLIQSGKPVGVFKTHSNAPRVLIANSNLVPHWASWEHFNELDAKGLAMYGQMTAGSWIYIGSQGIVQGTYETFVEAGRQHYNDNLTGRWVLTAGLGGMGGAQPLAATLAGACSLNIECQQISIDFRLKTRYVDEQATDLDDALARIAKYTAEGKAISIALCGNAAEILPEMVRRGVRPDMVTDQTSAHDPLNGYLPIGWTWDEYRARAKTEPAAVVKAAKQSMAVHVNAMLDFQKMGVPTFDYGNNIRQMAQEEGVENAFDFPGFVPAYIRPLFCRGIGPFRWAALSGDPQDIYKTDAKVKELIPDDAHLHNWLEMARERIAFQGLPARICWVGLGQRAKLGLAFNEMVRSGELSAPIVIGRDHLDSGSVASPNRETESMQDGSDAVSDWPLLNALLNTASGATWVSLHHGGGVGMGFSQHSGMVIVCDGTDEAAERIARVLHNDPATGVMRHADAGYQIAIDCAKEQGLNLPMVNR, via the coding sequence GTGACTGAGAATACCCAACACTGGACCCCGGAAACCTGGACCAAGCACCGTGACGTCGAAGTCCGCGCTGCCCGTGGCACCAAACTGACGGCTAAAAGCTGGATGACCGAAGCACCGCTGCGGATGTTGATGAACAACCTCGACCCCGAAGTCGCCGAAAACCCGAAAGAACTGGTGGTTTACGGTGGCATCGGTCGCGCCGCGCGCAACTGGGAGTGCTACGACAAGATCGTCGAAAGCCTGACCAACCTGAATGACGACGAAACCCTGCTGATTCAATCCGGCAAACCGGTCGGCGTGTTCAAGACCCACAGCAACGCCCCACGCGTCCTGATCGCCAACTCCAACCTGGTGCCGCACTGGGCCAGCTGGGAACACTTCAATGAACTGGATGCCAAGGGCCTGGCCATGTACGGCCAGATGACCGCCGGCAGCTGGATCTACATCGGCAGCCAAGGCATCGTTCAAGGCACCTATGAAACCTTCGTCGAAGCCGGTCGCCAGCACTACAACGACAACCTGACAGGTCGCTGGGTACTGACTGCAGGGCTGGGCGGCATGGGTGGCGCTCAACCACTGGCAGCGACGCTGGCTGGTGCCTGCTCGCTGAACATCGAATGCCAGCAGATCAGCATCGATTTTCGCCTCAAAACCCGCTACGTCGACGAGCAGGCTACTGACCTCGACGACGCACTGGCACGCATCGCCAAATACACCGCCGAAGGCAAGGCGATCTCCATCGCCCTGTGCGGTAACGCCGCTGAAATCCTCCCGGAAATGGTCCGTCGCGGTGTGCGTCCCGACATGGTCACTGACCAGACCAGCGCCCACGATCCACTCAACGGCTACCTTCCAATAGGCTGGACCTGGGACGAATACCGCGCTCGCGCCAAGACCGAGCCAGCGGCCGTCGTGAAGGCTGCCAAGCAATCCATGGCCGTTCACGTCAACGCCATGCTGGACTTCCAGAAAATGGGCGTGCCGACCTTCGATTACGGCAACAACATCCGTCAGATGGCTCAAGAAGAAGGCGTAGAAAACGCATTCGACTTCCCAGGTTTCGTACCGGCCTATATCCGTCCGCTGTTCTGCCGTGGCATCGGTCCGTTCCGTTGGGCTGCGCTGTCGGGCGATCCGCAAGACATCTACAAGACTGACGCCAAGGTCAAGGAACTGATCCCGGACGATGCCCACCTGCACAACTGGCTGGAAATGGCCCGTGAGCGCATCGCCTTCCAGGGTCTGCCGGCACGTATCTGCTGGGTCGGGCTGGGCCAGCGCGCCAAGCTTGGTCTGGCGTTCAACGAAATGGTCCGCAGCGGCGAGCTATCGGCACCGATCGTTATTGGCCGTGACCACCTGGACTCAGGCTCGGTCGCCAGCCCGAACCGTGAAACCGAATCCATGCAGGATGGCTCCGATGCCGTGTCTGACTGGCCATTGCTCAATGCCTTGCTCAACACCGCCAGCGGCGCGACCTGGGTGTCCTTGCACCACGGCGGCGGCGTCGGCATGGGCTTCTCTCAGCATTCGGGCATGGTGATTGTTTGCGACGGCACCGATGAAGCAGCCGAACGCATCGCCCGCGTACTGCACAACGACCCGGCCACCGGCGTCATGCGCCACGCGGATGCGGGCTATCAGATCGCTATCGACTGTGCCAAAGAACAGGGCCTGAACCTGCCAATGGTTAACCGCTGA